One window from the genome of Sesamum indicum cultivar Zhongzhi No. 13 linkage group LG15, S_indicum_v1.0, whole genome shotgun sequence encodes:
- the LOC105178433 gene encoding uncharacterized protein LOC105178433 (The sequence of the model RefSeq protein was modified relative to this genomic sequence to represent the inferred CDS: added 359 bases not found in genome assembly): MGPRRVAVTQANSAARMSGQDAESPRRAASPSERAANLEDENSRLTEMVMNLEEKVSSLETEVSVLSAELDECRQVVQEMGSAFGGGGIADMRRDMEQMSIQIGLLQRAVSNAPVVAQDHGARLRIPEPKAYGGARDAKEVENFLFDIEQYFLAANVEDEARKVSTATMYLTGDAKLWWRTKYAEIQANQLRLDTWALLREAIREQFFPENVEYNARRALRKLEHTGSVREYVKSFSALMLDIRDMSEKDKLFTFMEGLKPWARLELQRQRVTDLGSAMAAAERLTDFNPEGRRDRQTTPGPVQNKPGGARSFKSNSNRGGGDRKPHAQSSSMGSSGKNRPQETKQGAPQKNSGCFLCDGPHRYRDCPKKQLGGHDSEEEEDNLGAISQWCNTLSQVAAKKLVPPHARKTAPALTASQPEEEAQPRNPRKKGLMFVDVKIHGKPIRAMIDTGATHNYLASAEVERLGLVLEKGVGRVKAINSAAQPIAGVAKSVLIKVGSFEGKTNLSVVVMDDFKLILGLEFLRDTRTAVLPHVDSLMMLGAKPCIIPTLAGRTGEKNLSAMQLEKGRKRNEPSYLCTLRFDEIEETSGPIPGEIKKLLKEFEDVMPDELPRKLPPKRAVDHEIELVPGTKPPARAPYRMSQPELVELRKQLKDMLESGIIKPAKSPYGAPVLFQKKADGSLRMCCDYRALNKITVKNKYPIPLVADCFDRLSRAKYFTKIDLRSGYWQVRIKEGDEAKTTVVTRYGAFEFLVMPFGLTNAPATFSTLMNQVLHGFLDEFVVVYLDDIVIYSRTLAEHVDHLRQVLTRLREHELYAKVSKSSFAQETISFLGHIVERGRIRMDPKKVQAIEEWQLPKDVHDLRSFLGLANYYRRFVKGYSEIARPLTDLLKKTETWNWTPQCQVAFDNLKKAIVTDPVLALPDMSKPFVVETDASDFALGGVLMQDGHPVAFESKKLKDVERRYSVHEKELLAVVHCLRLWRHYLLGSHFVVRTDNTADIVSDRDSRFTGVFWTELFKILGSKLSMSSSYHPQSDGQTERFNSMLEEYLRHFVRGTQKDWVKLLDVAQLCFNAQKSSSTNKSAFEIVTGQQPLLPHTLDSPQSVRSPLARSFSQEWKQNVDIARSCLEKAQKRMKKYADQNRRFIEFNAGDLVMVKVPDPRLSKSSRGRDPRLMQKYVGPLSIIKRIGTVAYKVELPSWWKIHNVFHVSQLKKYSADKEDDARNQPSRPQLELTKTKEKVAEAILNHRVTSTAKRNHTEYLVKWRGCSSEENTWERVTNLKAFLPLVEAYHASHAPRTSPSQVGENVKGRPRTRHP; the protein is encoded by the exons ATGGGGCCGAGGCGGGTTGCTGTGACCCAAGCGAATTCTGCTGCGAGAATGTCGGGGCAAGATGCTGAGAGCCCGCGACGAGCAGCGTCGCCTAGCGAGCGAGCTGCGAACCTGGAGGATGAGAACTCCCGGTTGACCGAAATGGTGATGAATTTGGAAGAGAAGGTCTCTTCCCTGGAAACGGAAGTGTCGGTGCTGAGTGCCGAGCTTGACGAGTGTCGGCAGGTGGTCCAAGAGATGGGCAGTGCTTTTGGAGGTGGCGGTATTGCCGATATGCGGCGCGACATGGAACAGATGTCGATTCAGATCGGTCTGCTCCAACGTGCAGTGAGTAACGCCCCTGTTGTTGCTCAAGATCATGGTGCTAGGCTTCGGATTCCTGAACCGAAGGCCTATGGGGGTGCTCGGGATGCGAAGGAGGTCGAGAACTTCCTTTTTGATATAGAACAATACTTCCTTGCGGCAAATGTGGAAGACGAGGCAAGGAAGGTGTCGACGGCGACAATGTATCTAACGGGTGATGCCAAGCTGTGGTGGCGCACCAAATATGCGGAGATCCAAGCCAATCAGTTGCGGCTTGATACCTGGGCTCTTCTTCGGGAAGCGATTCGAGAGCAGTTCTTCCCGGAGAACGTCGAGTACAATGCCAGGCGGGCATTGCGAAAGTTGGAGCACACAGGCTCCGTGCGGGAGTATGTGAAATCGTTCTCGGCACTGATGCTGGACATTCGGGATATGTCGGAGAAGGACAAGCTCTTCACATTCATGGAGGGCCTGAAACCGTGGGCGCGTCTTGAGCTGCAGCGCCAACGGGTGACTGATTTGGGGTCGGCTATGGCAGCGGCCGAACGCTTGACAGATTTCAACCCAGAGGGCCGGAGGGACAGGCAGACGACGCCTGGTCCTGTACAGAATAAGCCGGGCGGGGCGAGATCATTCAAGAGTAACTCCAATAGAGGTGGGGGAGATCGGAAGCCCCACGCTCAGAGTAGTTCAATGGGCAGTTCGGGCAAGAACAGGCCCCAGGAGACAAAGCAGGGGGCGCCGCAGAAGAACAGTGGATGCTTCCTATGCGACGGCCCGCATAGATATCGGGACTGCCCGAAGAAACAACT TGGTGGGCATGATTCGGAAGAAGAGGAGGACAACTTGGGCGCCATCTCCCAATGGTGCAACACGCTGTCCCAAGTGGCGGCAAAGAAGTTGGTGCCACCGCATGCGAGAAAGACTGCCCCGGCTCTTACTGCGAGCCAGCCTGAAGAGGAAGCACAGCCCCGGAATCCTCGGAAGAAAGGGCTGATGTTTGTGGATGTGAAGATTCATGGCAAGCCCATCCGTGCCATGATCGATACTGGAGCTACGCACAACTACCTTGCGAGCGCCGAAGTAGAGAGACTTGGGCTCGTGCTGGAGAAGGGAGTTGGGCGAGTAAAGGCGATAAACTCGGCCGCACAACCCATTGCTGGTGTGGCCAAATCTGTGCTGATTAAGGTTGGTTCTTTTGAGGGCAAGACCAACCTTTCTGTCGTGGTGATGGACGACTTCAAGCTCATCCTCGGGCTTGAATTTTTGCGGGATACACGTACAGCGGTTTTGCCGCATGTTGATTCGTTGATGATGTTGGGGGCCAAACCTTGTATTATCCCCACGTTGGCCGGACGTACAGGAGAGAAAAATCTGTCGGCCATGCAGTTGGAGAAGGGGCGCAAGCGGAACGAACCATCCTACTTGTGCACCCTTCGTTTTGACGAAATTGAGGAGACGTCAGGGCCCATCCCTGGCGAAATAAAGAAGTTGCTGAAAGAGTTCGAAGACGTGATGCCGGACGAGCTGCCTCGGAAGCTTCCGCCGAAGAGGGCAGTGGATCACGAAATCGAGTTGGTGCCAGGCACGAAGCCGCCCGCCAGGGCACCATACAGGATGTCGCAGCCTGAGCTGGTGGAGCTTAGGAAACAACTGAAGGACATGTTGGAGAGCGGAATAATCAAACCCGCTAAGTCGCCGTATGGGGCGCCGGTCCTATTTCAGAAGAAGGCCGACGGCTCCCTACGTATGTGTTGTGACTATCGGGCGTTGAACAAGATTACAGTGAAGAACAAGTACCCGATACCGTTGGTGGCGGATTGCTTTGACCGTCTTAGCCGGGCGAAATATTTCACCAAGATAGACTTGAGGTCGGGCTACTGGCAGGTCCGAATCAAGGAGGGCGATGAAGCGAAGACGACAGTGGTCACACGGTATGGAGCTTT CAAATTATTATCGGCGTTTTGTGAAGGGCTACTCCGAGATAGCTCGGCCCCTGACGGATTTATTGAAGAAGACGGAGACTTGGAATTGGACACCCCAATGCCAAGTCGCCTTCGACAATTTGAAGAAAGCAATTGTGACAGACCCTGTGCTGGCCTTACCGGACATGTCGAAGCCGTTCGTGGTGGAGACAGACGCTTCAGACTTTGCGTTAGGAGGGGTCCTAATGCAAGATGGCCATCCAGTTGCCTTTGAGAGCAAGAAGCTTAAAGATGTTGAGCGGCGCTATTCGGTGCATGAGAAGGAACTACTAGCTGTCGTTCATTGCCTAAGATTATGGCGGCATTATTTGTTGGGCTCTCACTTCGTGGTCAGGACGGACAACACTGCG GACATCGTCAGTGACCGGGACTCCCGTTTCACTGGCGTCTTTTGGACCGAGCTATTCAAAATCCTCGGGTCCAAACTTTCTATGAGCTCGAGCTATCACCCACAATCTGACGGCCAGACGGAACGCTTTAATTCGATGTTGGAGGAATACCTTCGGCACTTTGTGCGAGGTACGCAGAAGGATTGGGTGAAGCTCTTGGATGTCGCTCAGTTGTGCTTCAATGCTCAAAAGAGCTCTTCGACCAACAAGAGCGCTTTTGAAATTGTCACTGGGCAGCAACCGCTCCTCCCTCACACTCTCGACTCTCCACAAAGTGTGAGATCCCCTCTCGCCCGAAGCTTCTCCCAGGAATGGAAGCAGAACGTTGACATCGCCAGAAGTTGCCTGGAGAAAGCTCAGAAGCGGATGAAAAAGTATGCTGATCAAAACCGCCGCTTCATCGAGTTCAATGCGGGAGACCTTGTGATGGTGAAGGTCCCAGACCCAAGATTATCGAAGTCATCAAGGGGGAGAGATCCTCggttgatgcaaaaatatgtTGGCCCTTTATCTATCATAAAGCGTATTGGAACGGTGGCCTACAAGGTAGAGTTGCCTTCCTGGTGGAAAATCCATAATGTCTTCCATGTGAGTCAGCTAAAGAAATATTCAGCAGACAAGGAGGACGATGCCCGCAATCAGCCCAGCCGCCCGCAACTTGAATTGACGAAGACTAAGGAGAAGGTGGCTGAAGCTATCCTAAATCACCGAGTTACGAGTACCGCAAAGCGCAACCACACGGAGTACTTGGTGAAATGGAGGGGATGCAGCAGCGAGGAGAACACTTGGGAGCGGGTGACGAACCTCAAGGCGTTTCTACCTCTTGTCGAAGCGTATCATGCTTCTCATGCGCCGAGGACGTCGCCATCTCAGGTGGGGGAGAATGTCAAGGGCCGCCCGCGCACTCGGCACCCTTGA